Below is a genomic region from Vitis riparia cultivar Riparia Gloire de Montpellier isolate 1030 chromosome 16, EGFV_Vit.rip_1.0, whole genome shotgun sequence.
CCAATCACTATAATTGTTTATCAAAAGTGGTTCgtactaatttttatttttaatattttttttctctcccaaCCCAACATGCAAATAATCTAAACATACTCATAATAGAAAACCTTTTATTCATGAATCTATATCAATATTCCATATTGGAGTCTGAActcatttccttttattgattatttaggTACTCTCACTTTAGGCGAGAAGTGGTAGTTAGAATGAAAATCATTCTCTGTTGGGATTTTTGGTTCAAAGTTTCATTTTGGCTTATTGTttgaatgtttaaaaaaaaaaaaaaaagagtgactatttaaaattgtttaagttttttagttttaacaatggtttcaacttttatttttggagctGAGTTTGGAGGATTGtactatgtttttatttattgtatatgTTAATTTAGTAATTGATAACTTTCTTATATAAGATACTTGTTTGAATCATTTATATTTCGAGTTTCCAGGTTTGAAGTGTAAAATAATCATCATGACATTAGAGTAGATATTGGGACATGACAAATACAACTAAATGGAGCATTGTCAAAGacagaaataaaatagatatcaTTGTTAAAGTATTTGATTCATTAACAAGGTTAGGaattttattatgatattagttttcatttttagttttatttttaaatttatttacaattatgaaattatttttatttttagtaagacttgaatttacaaaataaaaataaaaaaattaattttaaaataaattatccaatttttttttttgtttttttgttttttaacttaaaaacagtttttaaaatcaagCAAAAAAACAGTTTGGAGATAGGaaattaactaattttttgCTTGCTAGCTTTTCTAGAAACGACAAAAGGAGTTTGCTTAAAGTTCGAAATTTTCCATACCaactattataatttatttgggTGTTAAGATTTTGTTCTAACAGGGCTTGTTGGATGAGAAAGATGGTATACTGGAAATTCAAATCTAGGACGCAACTTATAATAAGTGATATTTTATGGAAATCTAGTATGAGAAATAATTCTAAGTGATACCCAAATCTAGTATGCTACTTATAATAACTAATCAGTAAGAGAAAAATCCTGAGAACAAATCTGGTTGATTAAACTATGTCCGTGGGCGTAAGTTTTGTCTCTTTAGTCTAACCCCAGAACAAATCTTCTATTAAAATTCCCTCTTGTGGTCCACCAAAGATTTTATTTGACATATTTGTGGCTGCATGTTCAAAACCATCTAGAGTTGGCGTCAGTTTTATCTCCTCAAATCTGACCCAAATCCAAGCTCTTAGCGGATCCCATCGTTCTCCAATGAGAAATTTTCAACTCAAAACTGTGCTAAAGGCATCTCTCCTCGATGTGATGGCTTCGGTTTATCTCCTCAAACTGATCACATGAAAGCGACGCTCTTCTATCTATAAAATTCCCTGCGCACATGACCACTATGAAGCAAACTCAGCCAAGCATTGGATATCAATCACATTGTTTCTTCAAGGTCTCAATCTCCTCTTGACAGCTTGCTTTTCAACGGCGCTTCCCTGGTCTTTAAGCAgtcattgtatttatttttatcgtagtatatttcatgaaaaaattgGGTTAATTTCTTCCATCTTTGCAGGGAAATCCATGATGGCAAGACCAGAGGAGCAGAGACCACGATGGACCGAAGAAGAAGACCGGATGCTCTTTGAATGTAAAAGCAGAAATTTGGATCTACCTTGGCCAAATATAGCAGAGCTGGCAGGGCTGAGCAGGAGTGGTAAGAGTTGTAGGGAGAGGTGGAAAAACCACCTGGATCCTAATGTTAAGAGAGGGAACTTCTCTCAAGAGGAAGACGAAACCATCATCCGCCTCCATTCAAGTCATGAGAATAGGTAATTAATGAGAATGATCCATTATGATATTATATGACAATGtggtcagtttgagtttgagctAGGAGTTGGTTCATGTGTTGTGTTTCAGCTGGGCATTTATAGCAACTCATCTTCCAGGGGAACCGATAATGCTGTCAAGAACCGCTGGAACAACCATTTGAAGAATAAGCTAATTGGGAGAAGTACTGATCATCAGAATATTCCTGACCCACAAAGTAGCACCGAAGATCAGCCACACGCCACACAACtctttcatctcaaccacaataTTAATCCACACGCAAGCTCAAGCTCCATTCCTTCACCGGTCTCAGCCTCACAAGAAATCGTCAACCCTTGTTCCACTTCTGAATTCGCCTACCCAGAATTTCCAGGGGATATCTTCAGAGTGATGATGAGACTATCCATCACGCTTTCGGGGGAGATTACTTTGCGTTTGAGCCCACACAACTCTTTCATCTCAACTACAATATTGATCCAAACCCAAGCTCAAGCTCAATTACTACACCGGTTTCAGCGTCACAAGAAATCGCCAACCCTTGGTCCAGTTTTGAATTTGCCTACCCATATCTTCCGATTGATCGTGAGACTATCCATCACTCTCTCGGTGGAAATTACTTTGAGTTTGAGCCCACACAACtctttcatctcaaccacaataTTGATCCAAACGCAAGCTCAAGCTTGATTCCTACACCGGTTTCAACATCACAAGATATCGCCAGTCCTTGGTCCAGTTCTGAATTAGCCTACATAGAATTTTCAGGGGGATATCTTCCGAGTGATGATGAGAAAATCCATCACTCTTTCAGGGGAGATTACTCTGAGTTTGAGCCCACACAACtctttcatctcaaccacaataTTGATCCAAAAGCATGCTCAAGCTCGATTCCTACACTGGTTTCAGTCTCACAAGAAATCGTCAACCCTTGGTCCACTTTTGAATTAGCCTACCCAGAATTTCCAGGAGGTTATCTTCAGAGTTATGATGAGACTATCTGTCACTCTTTGGAGGGAGATTACTTTGAGTTTGAGCCCACACAACtctttcatctcaaccacaataTTGATCCAAACGCAAGCTCAAGATCGATTCCTACATCGGTTTCAGCCTCAGAAGAAATCGCCAGCCTTGGTCCATTTCTAAATTAGCCTACCTAGAATTTCCATGGGGATATCTTTCGAGTGATAATGAGACTATCCATCACTCTTTCGGGGGAGATTATTTTAAGTTTGAGCCTTGGATTTCTGGACAGGTTTCAGCCTCACCGGAGAGCGAGTTCATGCCAACTGAGATAGTCACCAGAAATTGGTCCGAttgaaatatatgtatataggcGTGTGTGTTTGTTCCATGTTCATGAATCCATCTTATAATAAAGTTGTGTTTAgtattatgtttaatttatttatttttttcattttctaatttttaacatgtataaaataataaaaaattatctatatagtaaaagaaattataaaaatttataatatttatttatataaaaggttTCGTGATGATTTTGTGAATCCGTATTAAGACCAAAACCTTTTTGTCTctatcaaagaaaaaggaagtaaTTATGAGGCAGATGAGTAGGATGTCGGATAAAGAAAGAACAGAGAGGGAGAGTGAAAGAAAAGGTGGGGGTTGAAATCAATGTTTTTATGATTTCATGGTCTACTTTTCATCCTTTCAACTTATGAACTTTTTATGGCTGCCGGTCAACTTATTGGcatcatatataaatatattaaaaactttattgTCCTCAAatatgacttgggtgtattatGAACAATACCAAGTGATTAAACTAAGTCCGTTGGCGTCAGTTACTCTGGCTCAATCTGACCTGAGAACAGATcttctattaaaaattttcccTCTTGTGGTGGTCCACCAAAGGTTTATGTCCAAAACCATGTCTGTTGGCATCGGCTTATCTCCTCAATCAGACCTAAATCCATTGTATCcaatgagaaaatttaaaactcaaactGACCTAAAGGCGTGCATGTCTCCTCAATGAGATGGCTTCACTTTATCTTCTCAAACTGATCACCCAAAGACAACTTTCGTCTATAAATTTCCCTCCCCATACCAGTATGAAGCTTAGTCAAGCATTGGATAACAATCACATTGTTTCTTCAAGGTCTCAATCTTCTCTTCATAGCTTGCTTTTAAGCAGtcattgtaatatttatttattcatttgttttcttgtagTATATTTCATGGAAGCTTTATTGGGTTAATTTCTTCCATCTTTGCAGGGAAATCCATGATGGCAAGACCACAGGAGCAGAGACGGCCATGGACCTCAGAAGAAGACAATAAGCTCATAGAATTTAACCTCAAATACCCCGATCGATCTTGGCCAGGTACCG
It encodes:
- the LOC117933919 gene encoding myb-related protein 330-like, whose translation is MARPEEQRPRWTEEEDRMLFECKSRNLDLPWPNIAELAGLSRSGKSCRERWKNHLDPNVKRGNFSQEEDETIIRLHSSHENRGTDNAVKNRWNNHLKNKLIGRSTDHQNIPDPQSSTEDQPHATQLFHLNHNINPHASSSSIPSPSDDETIHHAFGGDYFAFEPTQLFHLNYNIDPNPSSSSITTPVSASQEIANPWSSFEFAYPYLPIDRETIHHSLGGNYFEFEPTQLFHLNHNIDPNASSSLIPTPVSTSQDIASPWSSSELAYIEFSGGYLPSDDEKIHHSFRGDYSEFEPTQLFHLNHNIDPKACSSSIPTLVSVSQEIVNPWSTFELAYPEFPGGYLQSYDETICHSLEGDYFEFEPTQLFHLNHNIDPNASSRSIPTSVSASEEIASLGFSLTGERVHAN